In Equus przewalskii isolate Varuska chromosome 6, EquPr2, whole genome shotgun sequence, one DNA window encodes the following:
- the LOC103551580 gene encoding olfactory receptor 8B8, with the protein MVAENSSITEFILAGLTNQPELQIPLFFVFLGFYVVTMVGNLGLITLIGLNSHLHTPMYFFLYNLSFIDFCYSTVITPKMLMSFVSKKNIISYAGCMTQLFFFLFFVISESFILSAMAYDRYVAICNPLVYTAAMSPQVCLLLLLGVYVMGFAGAMAHTACMVKLTFCANNLVDHYMCDILPLLERSCTSTYVNELVVFVVVGIDIGVPTVTIFISYALILSSILHIRSTEGRSKAFSTCSSHIIAVSLFFGSGAFMYLKPSSLLPMNQGKVSSLFYTIVVPMLNPLIYSLRNKDVKAALKKILSKKSFS; encoded by the coding sequence ATGGTAGCTGAGAATTCCTCCATCACAGAATTCATCCTTGCAGGCTTAACCAACCAACCGGAACTCCAGATCCCCCTCTTCTTCGTTTTTCTGGGTTTCTACGTGGTCACTATGGTGGGGAACCTGGGCTTGATAACACTGATTGGACTGAATTCTCACctgcacacccccatgtacttttttctctATAACTTGTCCTTCATAGATTTCTGCTATTCCACTGTAATCACACCCAAAATGCTGATGAGTTTTGTCTCAAAGAAGAACATCATCTCCTACGCAGGGTGTATGACTCagctcttcttctttcttttctttgtcatctctGAGTCCTTCATCCTGTCAGCAATGGCATATGACCGCTATGTTGCCATCTGTAACCCACTGGTGTACACGGCTGCCATGTCTCCCCAGGTCTGCTTACTTCTTTTATTAGGTGTCTATGTGATGGGGTTTGCTGGTGCCATGGCCCACACAGCATGCATGGTAAAACTGACTTTCTGTGCCAACAATCTGGTTGACCACTACATGTGTGACATCCTTCCCCTTCTTGAACGCTCTTGCACCAGTACCTATGTAAATGAGCTggtagtttttgttgttgtgggCATTGATATTGGTGTGCCCACAGTTACCATCTTCATTTCTTATGCCCTCATCCTTTCCAGCATTCTCCATATTCGTTCCACTGAGGGCAGGTCCAAAGCTTTCAGCACCTGTAGCTCCCACATAATtgcagtttctcttttctttgggtCAGGGGCGTTCATGTACCTCAAACCATCTTCTCTTTTACCTATGAACCAGGGGAAAGTATCCTCTTTATTCTATACCATTGTGGTGCCCATGCTCAACCCATTAATCTATAGTCTGAGGAATAAGGACGTCAAAGCTGCTCTGAAGAAAATCCTGAGCAAAAAATCATTCTCTTGA